The nucleotide sequence TGGATTTTGGTATAATTTTGTGTTCTTTTTCTTGAACATTATTTTTACTTATTTCTATACTGCGATTACAGTTAATCCGAACCAAATGGCGGAAGATATGAAACGCAATGGTGGCTTTATTCCAGGTGTTAAACCAGGTAAGAAAACAGCAGAGTTTTTAGATTCTATTATGTCGAAAATTACTTTGCCAGGATCTGTATTTTTGGCTATCGTAGCGATACTTCCCGCTATTGCGATAAAATTTGGTATTAGTGTTCAGTTTGCTCATTTTTATGGTGGAACATCTTTACTTATTTTGGTAGGTGTTGTATTGGATACATTGCAACAAATTGAAAGTCATTTACTGATGCGTCATTACGACGGATTAATGAAAACAGGACGGATTAAAGGTAAATCATCAATGGGAATGGCTGTTACGGGTTGATTATTGGATTAGGAATAAGATGATTTATTACAAAACGAACGAAGAGATTGAATTAATAAGAGAAAGTTCTTTACTTGTTGGAAAAGCATTAGCCGAAGTAGCTAAGCACATAAAACCGGGCATCACAACGCTGGAGCTTGATAAAGTTGCCGAGGAATTTATTCTCGATAATGGAGCGAGTCCTGCTTTTAAAGGATATCATGGTTTCCCGAATAGTTTGTGTATTTCTTTGAATGCACAAGTTGTACACGGAATACCTGGTAAATATGAATTAAAGGAAGGAGATGTAGTTTCGGTAGATTGCGGTGTTTTGAAAAATAATTTTTATGGAGATTCTGCCTACACTTTTATTGCGGGCGAAGGAAAACCAGAAGTGTTAAAACTTTTGGAAGTAACAAAAGAATCTCTTTATAAAGGACTGGAGAATGTTGTTGTCGGGAAACGCATCGGAGATATTTCGAACGCTGTTCAGGAACACGCAGAAAGTAATGGTTATTCGGTGGTGAGAGAGTTGGTAGGACATGGAGTAGGTAGAAAATTACACGAAGACCCAGAAGTACCGAATTATGGCAAAAGGGGTGCTGGACAGAAATTGCAAAAAGGATTGGTGATAGCAATAGAACCAATGATTAATATGGGAAAGAAGAATGTGAGACAAGAACGAGATGGTTGGACAATTACAGCAGTAGACGGATTACCATCAGCGCATTTTGAACACACGGTTGCTGTAGGATTAGACAAAGTAGAT is from Bacteroidia bacterium and encodes:
- the map gene encoding type I methionyl aminopeptidase, encoding MIYYKTNEEIELIRESSLLVGKALAEVAKHIKPGITTLELDKVAEEFILDNGASPAFKGYHGFPNSLCISLNAQVVHGIPGKYELKEGDVVSVDCGVLKNNFYGDSAYTFIAGEGKPEVLKLLEVTKESLYKGLENVVVGKRIGDISNAVQEHAESNGYSVVRELVGHGVGRKLHEDPEVPNYGKRGAGQKLQKGLVIAIEPMINMGKKNVRQERDGWTITAVDGLPSAHFEHTVAVGLDKVDILSSFEEIEKVIRAKK